A region from the Clostridium beijerinckii genome encodes:
- a CDS encoding stage V sporulation protein S — protein sequence MDVLKVSTKSNPNSVAGALAAIIKEKNIAEMQAVGAGAINQAVKAIAIARGFIAPSGKDIVCVPAFTDIIIDGEERTAIKLIVQPR from the coding sequence ATGGACGTATTAAAAGTATCAACAAAATCAAATCCTAATTCTGTAGCAGGTGCACTCGCAGCAATAATAAAAGAAAAGAACATTGCAGAAATGCAAGCAGTGGGAGCAGGTGCGATAAATCAAGCTGTTAAGGCAATTGCTATAGCGAGAGGGTTTATAGCTCCCAGTGGAAAGGATATAGTTTGTGTACCGGCATTTACAGATATAATAATAGATGGAGAAGAAAGAACAGCTATAAAATTAATAGTACAACCTAGATAA
- a CDS encoding HPr family phosphocarrier protein → MIAKEVSVKNSSGLHARPATLLVKKASSFKSDVSIEYNGKKANVKSLIGVLSLAVTKDALIKVVASGDDEALAVEEIVKLVQTLED, encoded by the coding sequence ATGATAGCAAAAGAAGTTTCCGTAAAAAATTCATCTGGTCTTCATGCTAGACCAGCAACATTATTAGTTAAAAAGGCTTCATCATTTAAATCTGACGTTAGTATAGAATATAACGGTAAGAAAGCAAATGTTAAAAGCTTAATCGGAGTATTATCTTTAGCAGTAACTAAAGATGCTTTAATTAAAGTTGTAGCTTCAGGAGATGACGAAGCTTTAGCAGTTGAAGAAATTGTAAAATTAGTTCAAACTTTAGAAGACTAA
- a CDS encoding DUF378 domain-containing protein, whose translation MCKLNIFDKLSFLLVFIGSINWGTIGLFDLNLLNIISLNSPLIERVIYILIFFAAINLVMLLFRCNLIVDEN comes from the coding sequence GTGTGTAAACTAAATATTTTCGATAAGCTTTCTTTTTTGCTAGTTTTTATAGGATCTATAAATTGGGGAACAATAGGATTATTCGACCTAAACTTATTAAACATAATTTCTTTAAATAGTCCATTAATAGAAAGAGTGATCTATATTCTTATATTCTTTGCTGCTATAAATTTAGTTATGTTATTATTCAGATGCAATTTAATTGTTGATGAAAATTAA
- a CDS encoding adenylosuccinate lyase: protein MRNLYSTPLNSRYASKEMSFIFSDDMKFTTWRKLWVALAEGEKELGLNITDEQIKELKEHINDINYEEAAKREKEVRHDVMSHVYAYGLQCPSAKGIIHLGATSCYVGDNTDVIIMRDALNLIKNKIVTVLNHLKNFALEYKDMPTLGFTHFQPAQLTTVGKRATLWMQDLVMDIENIDFVISKLKLLGVKGTTGTQASFMELFDGDESKVKILDKMVAEKMGFDKSFGVTGQTYPRKLDSIVLNTLSEIAQSAYKFSNDLRLLQSMKEMEEPFEKNQIGSSAMAYKRNPMRSERISALARYVIVDSLNPAITAGTQWFERTLDDSANKRLSVAEGFLALDGVLNLYINISENMVVYEKVIASHVLNELPFMATENIMMEAVKRGKDRQELHENIRVHSMAAAQRVKGEGLDNDLIDRIINDGSFGLTKEEILGIIDPTKFVGRSPSQVTEFIDEYVDPIINDNKDALKIKSEITV, encoded by the coding sequence ATGAGAAATTTATACAGCACACCTTTAAATTCAAGGTATGCATCTAAAGAAATGAGTTTCATTTTTTCAGATGACATGAAATTTACAACATGGAGAAAATTATGGGTAGCTCTTGCAGAGGGTGAAAAAGAATTAGGATTAAATATAACAGATGAGCAAATAAAAGAACTTAAAGAACATATAAATGATATAAACTATGAAGAAGCAGCAAAACGAGAAAAAGAAGTGAGACATGATGTAATGAGTCATGTATATGCATATGGTCTTCAATGTCCATCTGCTAAGGGAATTATTCATCTAGGTGCTACATCGTGCTATGTTGGAGATAACACTGATGTTATAATAATGAGAGATGCTTTAAATTTGATAAAGAATAAAATTGTTACTGTTTTAAATCATTTGAAAAACTTTGCATTAGAATATAAAGATATGCCAACACTTGGTTTTACGCATTTTCAACCAGCTCAATTAACTACAGTAGGTAAAAGAGCTACATTATGGATGCAAGATTTAGTAATGGATATTGAAAATATAGATTTTGTAATATCAAAATTAAAGCTTCTAGGTGTTAAAGGAACTACTGGAACACAAGCAAGTTTTATGGAACTTTTTGATGGTGATGAAAGTAAAGTTAAGATATTAGATAAAATGGTAGCAGAGAAAATGGGATTTGATAAAAGCTTTGGAGTTACAGGTCAAACTTATCCAAGAAAGCTTGATTCAATAGTTTTAAATACTTTATCAGAAATTGCTCAAAGTGCTTACAAATTCAGTAATGATTTAAGATTACTTCAAAGTATGAAGGAAATGGAAGAACCATTTGAAAAGAATCAAATAGGATCATCAGCTATGGCATATAAGAGAAATCCTATGAGAAGTGAAAGAATAAGTGCATTAGCTAGATATGTAATAGTAGATTCATTAAATCCAGCAATAACTGCAGGAACTCAATGGTTTGAAAGAACTTTAGATGATTCAGCTAATAAGAGATTATCTGTTGCTGAAGGATTCTTAGCATTAGATGGAGTATTAAATCTGTACATAAATATTTCTGAAAACATGGTAGTATACGAGAAGGTAATAGCTTCTCATGTATTAAATGAGTTACCATTTATGGCTACTGAAAATATAATGATGGAAGCTGTAAAAAGAGGTAAGGATAGACAAGAGTTACATGAAAATATTAGAGTTCACTCAATGGCAGCAGCTCAAAGAGTAAAGGGTGAAGGTTTAGATAACGACTTAATAGATAGAATCATAAATGATGGTTCATTTGGTCTTACTAAGGAAGAAATCTTAGGTATTATTGATCCTACTAAGTTTGTTGGAAGATCACCAAGCCAAGTTACAGAATTTATTGATGAATATGTGGATCCAATTATAAATGATAATAAAGATGCATTAAAAATTAAGAGTGAGATAACTGTTTAA